In Spirochaeta thermophila DSM 6578, the following proteins share a genomic window:
- a CDS encoding acetyl-CoA carboxylase biotin carboxylase subunit — protein sequence MIRSVFIANRGEIAVRIIRTCKEMGIRTVVACSEADRTSLAVRMADEAVCVGPPPASESYLNQSNLIAAAVLKGCDAVHPGFGFLSERADFARRVREEGLVFIGPSPEVIHLLGDKVQAKETARKYGVPVIPGSDGAVEDVAQARALVREMGFPVIVKAAAGGGGKGMRIVWKEEDLERTLRIASQEAEKAFSDGTLYIEKFLQNPRHVEVQLLGDAHGNVVHLGERDCSVQKNHQKLVEESPSPVVTPEMRKAMGEAAVRLFKGIGYVGAGTVEFLVADGRFYFMEVNARIQVEHPVTEMITGVDIVREQIRAAGGERLSLTQDEVRLDGYALECRINALSPGKVTAFHAPAGFKTRIDSYLYTGAEVPAFYDSLVAKVIVGASTREEGIARMLRALDELVVEGITVNTDLQKRIVSHPIFRSGRFGTDVLEKILEEGGQE from the coding sequence ATGATCCGATCGGTCTTCATCGCGAACAGGGGTGAGATCGCGGTCCGTATCATCCGAACATGCAAGGAGATGGGGATCCGTACCGTGGTGGCCTGCTCGGAGGCGGATCGCACCTCGCTCGCCGTGCGGATGGCCGACGAGGCGGTGTGCGTGGGACCTCCGCCCGCATCCGAGAGCTACCTCAATCAGAGCAACCTCATCGCCGCAGCGGTCCTCAAAGGGTGTGACGCCGTGCACCCCGGATTCGGCTTCCTCTCGGAACGGGCGGACTTCGCCCGCAGGGTGAGGGAGGAGGGCCTCGTCTTCATCGGCCCCTCGCCCGAGGTGATCCACCTTCTGGGGGACAAGGTCCAGGCCAAGGAGACCGCTCGGAAGTACGGCGTACCGGTGATTCCGGGGAGCGACGGCGCGGTGGAAGACGTGGCGCAGGCCAGGGCCCTCGTGAGGGAGATGGGCTTTCCCGTGATCGTCAAGGCCGCGGCAGGTGGCGGAGGGAAGGGGATGCGGATCGTGTGGAAGGAGGAGGACCTCGAGCGTACGCTCCGCATCGCCTCGCAGGAGGCCGAGAAGGCCTTCTCCGACGGCACCCTCTATATCGAGAAGTTCCTCCAGAATCCTCGACACGTGGAGGTCCAGCTCCTCGGCGATGCCCACGGCAACGTGGTCCACCTCGGGGAGCGGGACTGTTCCGTGCAGAAGAACCACCAGAAGCTGGTGGAAGAGAGCCCCTCGCCGGTCGTCACTCCCGAGATGCGCAAGGCCATGGGTGAGGCAGCGGTGCGACTCTTCAAGGGCATAGGGTATGTGGGAGCCGGCACGGTTGAGTTCCTCGTGGCCGACGGTCGGTTCTACTTCATGGAGGTGAACGCCCGCATCCAGGTGGAGCACCCGGTGACCGAGATGATCACCGGCGTGGACATCGTGCGGGAGCAGATTCGGGCAGCGGGAGGTGAGCGGCTCTCCCTCACCCAGGATGAGGTGCGTCTCGACGGATACGCCCTCGAGTGCAGGATCAACGCCCTCTCGCCCGGAAAGGTGACGGCCTTCCACGCCCCTGCAGGCTTCAAGACCAGGATCGACAGCTACCTCTACACCGGTGCCGAGGTCCCGGCCTTCTACGACTCCCTGGTGGCCAAGGTGATCGTAGGTGCCTCCACGAGGGAAGAAGGGATCGCCCGGATGCTCCGCGCCCTCGACGAGCTCGTGGTGGAGGGGATCACGGTGAACACCGACCTCCAGAAGCGCATCGTCTCCCATCCCATCTTCCGGAGCGGTCGGTTCGGTACCGACGTGCTCGAGAAGATCCTCGAGGAAGGAGGCCAGGAATGA
- the accB gene encoding acetyl-CoA carboxylase biotin carboxyl carrier protein, protein MNLEEIFALMDRFEKSGLDVLKIEQEDFTIVLKKHPAVPASQPVMIASHPATPQAAPVAAPTTQEGAEGISAAAPGAPDLEVITSPIVGTFYRAPSPDAPPFVEEGQRVERGQTLCIIEAMKIMNELEAEFPMEIVRVLAENGQMVEYGTPLFEVRRL, encoded by the coding sequence ATGAATCTGGAAGAGATCTTCGCCCTCATGGACCGGTTCGAGAAGAGCGGCCTCGACGTCCTCAAGATAGAACAGGAGGATTTCACCATCGTCTTGAAGAAACACCCGGCTGTCCCTGCATCACAGCCGGTCATGATCGCGTCGCACCCCGCAACTCCGCAGGCGGCGCCGGTGGCTGCCCCCACCACCCAGGAGGGTGCAGAGGGCATCTCTGCTGCGGCACCGGGAGCCCCCGACCTCGAGGTCATCACCTCGCCCATCGTGGGCACCTTCTACCGGGCCCCCTCCCCCGATGCGCCTCCCTTCGTGGAGGAAGGGCAGAGGGTCGAGCGGGGGCAGACGTTGTGCATCATCGAAGCCATGAAGATCATGAACGAGCTCGAGGCCGAGTTCCCCATGGAAATCGTGCGCGTCCTGGCAGAGAACGGGCAGATGGTGGAGTACGGTACCCCGCTCTTCGAGGTGAGGCGTCTATGA